A DNA window from Sphingomonas profundi contains the following coding sequences:
- a CDS encoding crotonase/enoyl-CoA hydratase family protein, protein MSGLILHDETDGVVTLTLNQPDQRNPISDPPTIDALVAAIEAADRDLAVRVVILTGAGKAFSTGGNIAAMKPGGGLNDSLGANTRRNYRNGIQRLPLLFEAIEVPVIAAVNGPAIGAGCDLACMCDIRIAGESAKFAESFVKLGIVPGDGGAWLLPRVVGFSRASEMAFTGDLLNAAEALACGLVSRVVPDERLMDEARGLAQRIAANPPHAVRMTKRLLREGRTASLAGILETSAAAQALCHGTDDHREAVAAFLEKRQPRFIGQ, encoded by the coding sequence ATGAGCGGGCTGATCCTGCATGACGAGACAGATGGCGTCGTCACCTTGACGCTGAACCAGCCGGACCAGCGCAATCCGATCTCCGATCCGCCGACGATTGACGCGCTGGTCGCCGCGATCGAGGCGGCCGATCGTGATCTTGCGGTGCGGGTGGTGATCCTGACGGGCGCGGGCAAGGCCTTCTCGACCGGCGGCAACATCGCCGCGATGAAGCCGGGCGGTGGGCTGAACGATTCTCTCGGCGCGAACACGCGGCGCAACTATCGCAACGGCATCCAGCGCCTGCCCCTGCTGTTCGAGGCCATCGAGGTGCCGGTGATCGCCGCCGTCAACGGCCCGGCGATCGGCGCCGGCTGCGATCTGGCGTGCATGTGCGACATCCGGATCGCCGGCGAGAGCGCGAAATTCGCGGAGAGCTTTGTCAAGCTGGGCATCGTACCGGGCGATGGCGGGGCGTGGCTGCTGCCGCGCGTCGTCGGCTTCTCGCGGGCGAGCGAGATGGCCTTCACGGGTGATCTGCTAAACGCGGCGGAAGCGCTGGCCTGCGGCCTCGTCTCCCGCGTGGTGCCGGACGAGCGGCTGATGGACGAGGCGCGGGGGCTGGCCCAGCGGATCGCCGCGAACCCGCCGCATGCCGTGCGGATGACCAAGCGGCTGCTGCGCGAGGGCCGTACCGCGAGCCTTGCCGGCATCCTCGAAACCTCGGCGGCGGCGCAGGCGCTGTGTCACGGGACGGACGATCACCGTGAGGCGGTGGCCGCGTTCCTCGAAAAGCGGCAGCCGCGTTTTATCGGCCAGTGA
- a CDS encoding acyl-CoA dehydrogenase family protein has translation MSEQSDVEGLREELRGWLAQNVPPDWREQQAGDNIDGFLASQREWLARLVEGGYATPHWPKEWPGGGRSLAEQVAIFEEIARADAPRMSLFFVALYHAAMTLMECGTEAQRARHLPAILKGEIWCQGFSEPNAGSDLASLRCKAERRGDHYVVNGQKIWSTLGQFADWCLLLVRTGSSGPKQTGITFLLMDMKSKGVEVRPIRQITGDEEFAELFLDDVHIPVENLVGQESEGWRVAQTTLSSERGLTLVELTERLARSLWRLVGIVTQDGAEADRIDDEARRRIVDIAARIEGLRAMIAAFMARRMAGQEGVGDASMLKLGYARILRDFTALGLRLRGMAAQRDTRYVLGAGYETSNWMFDFMNSYQWNIAGGANEIQRNIVAERVLMMPREKLA, from the coding sequence GTGAGCGAGCAATCCGACGTCGAGGGCTTGCGCGAGGAGCTTCGCGGCTGGCTCGCCCAAAACGTGCCTCCCGACTGGCGGGAGCAGCAGGCCGGCGACAATATCGACGGCTTCCTCGCGTCCCAGCGCGAATGGCTGGCCCGGCTGGTGGAGGGCGGCTATGCCACGCCGCACTGGCCGAAGGAATGGCCGGGCGGCGGCCGCTCGCTGGCCGAGCAGGTCGCGATCTTCGAGGAGATTGCTCGCGCCGACGCACCCCGCATGAGCCTGTTCTTCGTCGCGCTCTATCACGCCGCCATGACCCTGATGGAGTGCGGGACCGAGGCGCAGCGGGCGCGCCACCTGCCCGCGATCCTGAAGGGAGAGATTTGGTGTCAGGGCTTCTCCGAGCCTAATGCCGGCTCCGACCTGGCGTCGCTGCGCTGCAAGGCCGAGCGGCGCGGAGATCATTATGTCGTGAACGGCCAGAAGATATGGTCCACCCTCGGCCAGTTCGCGGACTGGTGCCTTTTGCTGGTGCGCACCGGTTCGAGCGGGCCGAAGCAGACCGGCATCACCTTCCTGCTGATGGACATGAAGTCCAAGGGGGTGGAGGTGCGGCCGATCCGCCAGATCACCGGCGACGAGGAATTTGCCGAGCTGTTCCTCGACGACGTGCATATCCCGGTCGAGAACCTCGTCGGCCAGGAGAGTGAGGGCTGGCGCGTCGCTCAGACGACGCTGTCGTCCGAAAGGGGCCTCACTCTGGTGGAGTTGACCGAGCGGCTGGCGCGGTCGCTTTGGCGACTGGTGGGGATCGTGACGCAAGACGGGGCAGAGGCCGACCGGATCGACGACGAAGCCCGGCGCCGGATCGTCGACATCGCGGCGCGGATCGAAGGCCTGCGCGCGATGATCGCGGCGTTCATGGCGCGGCGCATGGCCGGGCAGGAGGGTGTGGGCGATGCCTCGATGCTGAAGCTCGGCTACGCGCGGATCCTGCGCGATTTCACCGCGCTCGGCCTGCGTCTGCGCGGAATGGCGGCGCAACGCGACACGCGATACGTGCTAGGTGCGGGCTATGAGACGAGCAACTGGATGTTCGACTTCATGAATTCCTATCAGTGGAACATCGCCGGCGGCGCCAATGAGATCCAGCGCAACATCGTCGCCGAAAGGGTCTTGATGATGCCGCGGGAGAAGCTCGCATGA
- a CDS encoding acyl-CoA dehydrogenase family protein codes for MTPATDMAEPIEAIEPEELREGAKRLLADRIDRRAGWHERPRADISALLGEISELGWVLLTAPPANGGLGQSFAALAPIYEEMGRALSPLSLAATLQAVDVLAATGGAAASALLDRITGGEARVATLWATVPAETPIDADFITVPGTADATDLLILPEDGEGPVLLVDLSVDGVTVMPVDTWDRTRSFCDIRLRGVDAVSLTGAGAARLARAHGDLAMAWDCIGAGLQCLDEAIAYMGTRKQFNRPIGSFQALKHRSADLKVGLEIARALADHATITFARRGAGWADLAGQARILAVDAFRAVAEESVQFHGGIGFTWEYDCHLFLKRALMNEMIDETPEQVRDRIAPAVMERALARL; via the coding sequence ATGACGCCCGCGACCGATATGGCCGAACCGATCGAGGCGATCGAGCCGGAGGAACTGCGCGAGGGCGCGAAGCGGCTGCTGGCGGATCGGATCGACCGGCGTGCCGGCTGGCACGAAAGGCCGCGCGCGGATATATCGGCGCTGCTCGGCGAGATAAGCGAACTCGGCTGGGTGCTGCTGACCGCGCCGCCGGCCAATGGCGGGCTTGGCCAAAGCTTCGCCGCGCTTGCGCCTATCTATGAGGAGATGGGGCGCGCGCTGTCGCCGCTCTCACTCGCGGCGACGTTGCAGGCGGTCGACGTTCTTGCCGCCACCGGCGGTGCGGCGGCGTCCGCCTTGCTCGATCGGATAACCGGCGGTGAGGCGCGCGTGGCAACGCTGTGGGCGACTGTTCCGGCGGAAACTCCGATCGACGCGGATTTCATCACGGTGCCGGGCACGGCGGATGCGACGGACCTGCTGATCCTGCCAGAGGATGGCGAAGGGCCGGTGCTGCTGGTCGATTTGTCGGTCGATGGCGTGACGGTGATGCCCGTCGATACGTGGGACCGCACGCGATCGTTCTGCGACATCAGGTTGCGCGGTGTCGATGCCGTCTCCCTGACCGGGGCCGGTGCCGCGCGCCTCGCGCGAGCGCACGGAGATCTGGCGATGGCATGGGATTGCATCGGCGCCGGCCTGCAGTGCCTGGATGAGGCGATCGCCTATATGGGTACGCGCAAGCAGTTCAATCGCCCGATCGGGTCTTTCCAGGCGCTGAAGCATCGCTCGGCCGACCTCAAGGTGGGGCTGGAGATCGCGCGGGCGCTGGCCGATCACGCCACCATCACGTTCGCGAGACGCGGTGCGGGGTGGGCCGATCTCGCCGGGCAGGCGCGGATATTGGCGGTCGATGCGTTTCGCGCGGTGGCGGAGGAGTCTGTGCAGTTCCACGGCGGCATCGGCTTCACATGGGAATATGACTGTCACCTGTTCCTGAAGCGCGCGCTGATGAACGAGATGATCGACGAGACGCCCGAGCAGGTACGCGATCGCATCGCGCCCGCCGTCATGGAACGCGCGCTGGCCCGCCTCTAA
- a CDS encoding quinone oxidoreductase family protein — MRAWQIEAQTGAQDLRLVDLPRPTISGTEVLVRVTAPGVVPFDGAIINDENEANFPPASFPIIPGNQGAGIVEDAGASSFAVGDRVMFGAFPYGFMRPGSWADYVAVEADHMARIPASVPDGAAAQAAVAYPTAYRALKEAGMAPGKTVLATGIGGSVGNAAYQLARAMGAAKVFSTTSSPDKAAKAAEAGFDNVIDMSKEAIADGVMARNGGVGVDIIIDSLGGAVIGQAVKCLVRYGKAIVLGFAAGRGSTITLADLILVRGSIQGYGVYTCTPDEWREAWDDFTRFADQGTVKPLFDRSFPFDEAPAALKYMSTARPFGSVALTM; from the coding sequence ATGCGCGCTTGGCAGATCGAGGCCCAGACGGGCGCCCAGGATCTCCGGCTGGTCGATCTGCCGAGGCCGACCATCTCCGGAACCGAGGTTCTCGTCCGCGTGACGGCGCCCGGCGTCGTGCCATTCGACGGCGCGATCATCAACGACGAGAATGAAGCGAACTTTCCGCCGGCCAGCTTCCCGATCATACCCGGCAATCAGGGCGCCGGCATCGTCGAGGATGCCGGCGCCTCCTCGTTCGCCGTCGGCGATCGCGTGATGTTCGGCGCCTTTCCCTACGGTTTCATGCGGCCGGGCAGCTGGGCAGACTATGTCGCGGTGGAGGCGGACCACATGGCGCGCATCCCCGCCTCCGTGCCGGACGGCGCCGCCGCGCAGGCGGCCGTCGCCTATCCCACCGCCTATCGCGCGCTGAAGGAAGCCGGCATGGCGCCGGGCAAGACCGTCCTGGCCACCGGGATCGGCGGATCGGTCGGCAATGCGGCCTATCAGCTGGCGCGGGCGATGGGCGCGGCGAAGGTGTTCTCGACCACCAGCTCGCCCGACAAGGCGGCAAAGGCGGCCGAAGCCGGCTTCGACAACGTCATCGACATGTCGAAGGAAGCGATCGCGGACGGCGTCATGGCGCGCAACGGCGGCGTCGGCGTGGATATCATCATCGATTCGCTCGGCGGCGCGGTGATCGGCCAGGCGGTGAAATGCCTCGTCCGCTACGGCAAGGCGATCGTGCTGGGTTTCGCAGCAGGCCGCGGCTCCACGATCACCTTGGCCGATCTGATCCTCGTGCGCGGCAGCATCCAGGGCTATGGCGTCTACACGTGCACCCCCGACGAATGGCGCGAGGCGTGGGACGACTTCACTCGCTTCGCCGATCAGGGCACGGTGAAGCCGCTGTTCGATCGCAGCTTCCCGTTCGACGAGGCGCCGGCGGCGCTTAAGTACATGAGCACGGCGCGTCCGTTCGGCTCCGTCGCGCTTACGATGTAG
- a CDS encoding AMP-binding protein → MSTSAMLQPKPSARSAETYRRGPRDTVIHALARAVEQHGDRDFANIGGERITYREIDARTNAMARMFAQLGVKKQDRVVTLFDNNMDVLICWFAINKLGAIWVPINTAYRGEFLRHQICDSAAELVLCDRHYLDRFVEIAGEIPDVRRILCRDTGPLPTADIPIEPLDAYRGDDGSPLPIMVEPHDLASLMYTSGTTGPSKGCMISHNYLCMQGRQQRRAIPQTHEDVAWTPLPMFHAAALTIVLGALVEGMRFAVWPRFSVSSFWDDIEASGATNALLMASIFPLVAHAPDTPAMKRCYGRLKMIYGQPITPEVREIWQTRFGVPLVSSWSYGQTEGVRLTMVDADETPPATCAGRVTDEFEMMIVDGDDQPLPDGEVGEIVYRPREPNVMFEGYWRRPEDTRKAWRNLWMHSGDLGYLKGGYLFFADRAKDYLRARGENVSSFELERVYAGHPAIAECAIHATGAQDAEDEIKATIVLREGAELSEHELCLWSIQKLPHFAVPRFYEFRRELIKNPTGRVLKYRLRDEGVTAATWDREAAGIVVRRQR, encoded by the coding sequence ATGTCGACATCCGCCATGCTCCAGCCGAAGCCGTCCGCGCGGTCGGCCGAAACCTATCGGCGCGGCCCACGCGATACGGTGATCCACGCACTCGCCCGCGCCGTCGAACAGCATGGCGACAGGGATTTCGCCAATATCGGCGGAGAGCGCATCACCTATCGCGAGATCGACGCGCGCACCAACGCGATGGCGCGCATGTTCGCGCAGCTGGGCGTGAAGAAGCAGGATCGTGTCGTCACCCTGTTCGACAACAATATGGACGTGCTGATCTGCTGGTTCGCGATCAACAAGCTCGGCGCGATCTGGGTGCCGATCAACACGGCCTATCGCGGCGAGTTCCTGCGCCACCAGATCTGTGATTCCGCGGCCGAACTGGTGCTGTGCGACCGGCATTATCTCGACCGGTTCGTCGAGATAGCGGGAGAGATACCGGATGTCCGCCGCATCCTCTGCCGTGACACCGGACCGTTGCCAACGGCCGATATCCCGATCGAGCCGCTCGACGCCTATCGCGGGGACGACGGCTCGCCGCTGCCGATCATGGTCGAGCCGCACGATCTTGCCAGCCTGATGTACACCTCGGGCACGACCGGCCCCTCCAAGGGCTGCATGATAAGCCACAACTATCTCTGCATGCAGGGCCGGCAGCAACGCCGCGCGATCCCGCAGACGCATGAGGACGTGGCATGGACGCCGCTGCCGATGTTCCACGCCGCCGCGCTCACGATCGTGCTTGGCGCGCTTGTCGAGGGTATGCGCTTTGCGGTGTGGCCGCGCTTCTCCGTTTCCAGCTTCTGGGACGATATCGAGGCGTCAGGCGCCACCAACGCCCTGCTGATGGCGTCCATCTTCCCCCTCGTCGCGCACGCGCCCGACACGCCGGCGATGAAGCGGTGTTACGGCCGGTTGAAGATGATCTACGGCCAGCCGATCACGCCCGAGGTCCGCGAGATCTGGCAGACCCGGTTCGGTGTGCCGCTCGTCTCCTCCTGGTCCTACGGCCAGACCGAGGGCGTGCGCCTGACGATGGTCGACGCGGACGAGACCCCGCCCGCCACCTGCGCCGGCCGCGTCACCGACGAGTTCGAGATGATGATCGTCGATGGCGACGACCAGCCGCTGCCCGATGGCGAGGTCGGCGAGATCGTCTATCGCCCGCGCGAGCCGAACGTGATGTTCGAGGGCTATTGGCGGCGCCCCGAAGACACCCGCAAGGCCTGGCGTAACCTGTGGATGCATTCGGGTGATCTCGGCTACCTGAAGGGCGGCTACCTTTTCTTCGCCGACCGCGCGAAGGACTATCTGCGCGCGCGCGGCGAGAACGTCTCCAGCTTCGAGCTCGAGCGTGTCTATGCCGGCCACCCGGCCATCGCGGAATGCGCCATCCACGCGACGGGCGCGCAGGACGCGGAGGACGAGATCAAGGCGACCATCGTCCTGCGCGAAGGCGCCGAACTCTCCGAGCACGAGCTGTGCCTGTGGTCGATCCAGAAGCTGCCGCATTTCGCGGTGCCACGCTTCTACGAATTCCGTCGCGAACTCATCAAGAACCCCACGGGCCGGGTGCTGAAATACCGCCTGCGCGACGAGGGCGTCACCGCCGCCACCTGGGATCGCGAGGCGGCGGGCATCGTCGTCCGCCGGCAACGCTGA